The following are encoded together in the Glycine soja cultivar W05 chromosome 5, ASM419377v2, whole genome shotgun sequence genome:
- the LOC114411213 gene encoding 1-aminocyclopropane-1-carboxylate oxidase homolog, with protein sequence MAATSTDKLEAGTVSSYDRKSEIKAFDDSKTGVQGLVENGVTKVPLMFYCENSNLNDGITSASNSKISIPIIDLTVIHDDPILRDHVVGKVRYACEKWGFFQVINHGIPTHVLDEMIKGTCRFHHQDAKARKEYYTRKVSRKVAYLSNYTLF encoded by the coding sequence ATGGCAGCCACAAGCACGGATAAGTTGGAGGCAGGAACGGTTTCAAGTTATGACAGGAAAAGTGAAATCAAGGCATTTGATGATTCAAAGACTGGTGTCCAAGGACTGGTAGAAAATGGTGTAACAAAAGTTCCACTTATGTTCTATTGTGAAAACTCTAATCTCAATGATGGCATAACCAGTGCATCAAATTCAAAGATCAGCATCCCCATAATTGACCTCACAGTCATCCATGATGATCCTATTTTGAGAGATCATGTTGTGGGAAAAGTTAGATATGCATGTGAGAAGTGGGGCTTCTTTCAGGTTATAAATCATGGAATTCCAACTCATGTTTTGGATGAGATGATCAAAGGAACTTGCAggtttcaccaccaagatgcaAAGGCGAGGAAAGAGTACTACACTCGCAAAGTAAGCCGAAAAGTTGCTTATCTTTCCAATTATACTCTTTTTTAA
- the LOC114412400 gene encoding cell division cycle protein 48 homolog isoform X2: MSGRFDSEIDIGVPDEVGRLEVLRVHTKNMKLSDAVDLERIAKDTHGYVDADLTALCTEAALQCIREKMDVIDLEDESIDAEVLNSMAVSNEHFHTALGTSNPFALRETVVEVPKVSGEDIGGLENVKRELQETVQYPVEHLEKFEKFGMSPLKGVLFYGPPGCGKTLLAKAIANECQANFISEGPRIAHYVVW; the protein is encoded by the exons ATGTCTGGTAGATTTGATAGTGAAATTGATATTGGTGTTCCTGATGAAGTTGGAAGACTTGAAGTCCTTCGCGTACATACCAAAAACATGAAGCTTTCAGATGCT GTTGATCTAGAGAGAATTGCAAAAGATACTCATGGATATGTTGATGCTGACCTTACTGCCCTTTGCACTGAAGCTGCTCTTCAATGCATCAGGGAGAAGATGGATGTCATTGATTTGGAAGATGAGAGTATTGATGCTGAAGTGCTGAATTCTATGGCAGTTTCAAATGAGCATTTCCATACTGCTCTGGGAACAAGCAATCCATTTGCTTTACGAGAAACt GTTGTTGAGGTGCCTAAGGTCAGCGGGGAGGATATTGGAGGCCTTGAGAATGTCAAGCGTGAGCTGCAAGAG ACTGTTCAATATCCTGTGGAGCACCTAGAAAAATTTGAGAAGTTTGGTATGTCACCATTAAAAGGGGTTCTCTTCTATGGTCCTCCAGGATGTGGAAAAACTTTGTTGGCCAAAGCAATTGCTAATGAATGTCAAGCTAATTTCATCAGTGAGGGGCCCAGAATTGCTCACTATGTGGTTTGGTGA
- the LOC114412400 gene encoding cell division cycle protein 48 homolog isoform X1 produces MSGRFDSEIDIGVPDEVGRLEVLRVHTKNMKLSDAVDLERIAKDTHGYVDADLTALCTEAALQCIREKMDVIDLEDESIDAEVLNSMAVSNEHFHTALGTSNPFALRETVVEVPKVSGEDIGGLENVKRELQEDVEKLCWPKQLLMNVKLISSVRGPELLTMWFGESEANVREIFDKARQSAPCVLFDELDSIATQVYFCTSHPCRPG; encoded by the exons ATGTCTGGTAGATTTGATAGTGAAATTGATATTGGTGTTCCTGATGAAGTTGGAAGACTTGAAGTCCTTCGCGTACATACCAAAAACATGAAGCTTTCAGATGCT GTTGATCTAGAGAGAATTGCAAAAGATACTCATGGATATGTTGATGCTGACCTTACTGCCCTTTGCACTGAAGCTGCTCTTCAATGCATCAGGGAGAAGATGGATGTCATTGATTTGGAAGATGAGAGTATTGATGCTGAAGTGCTGAATTCTATGGCAGTTTCAAATGAGCATTTCCATACTGCTCTGGGAACAAGCAATCCATTTGCTTTACGAGAAACt GTTGTTGAGGTGCCTAAGGTCAGCGGGGAGGATATTGGAGGCCTTGAGAATGTCAAGCGTGAGCTGCAAGAG GATGTGGAAAAACTTTGTTGGCCAAAGCAATTGCTAATGAATGTCAAGCTAATTTCATCAGTGAGGGGCCCAGAATTGCTCACTATGTGGTTTGGTGAAAGTGAAGCCAATGTTCGAGAAATTTTTGACAAGGCCAGACAATCAGCTCCATGTGTCCTCTTTGATGAGCTTGATTCCATTGCTACTCAGGTCTATTTTTGTACTTCGCATCCATGCAGGCCAGGTTGA